GGGCATCTTGAAGGGGTATCAGGTTCCTGGCGAGTTGCAGAACGCTTACTTTGAGCTGCACGCTCCCGACGGTCGCGACCTGCTGATCTTCTCGCTTGAGTTCTGGCCGCGGCAATCGACGATTAGCTGGGCGAATCAAATTGCAGGACTCCCCAAGTACGCCGACTACACGGCCGTGCTGCTGACGCATTCGTACCTCAACCCGAACAACACCCGCGCGAATGATACTCCCGACGGCTATCCCGTGGGGACTGATGGCAACGACGGCGAGGAGATGTGGAACGAGTTGGTGAAGCTCCATCCCAACTTCGAGATGACGCTGAACGGCCACGTCGGCGGCGACGGCGTCGGCTATTTGAAGAGCACCGCGACGCAAGGCAACGTCGTGAATCAAATGGTGTTCAACTCGCAGTTCGAAACCAACGGCGGCAACGGGTGGATTCGCGTGCTGGAGTTTCTCAACGACGGCAAGACGGTCCATGTGCGGACCTATTCGCCGTTCTTGGGCCTCTACCGTACCGATGCGGCGAACGACTTTACCTTCACGCTCTCGCAGTTGCCGATGTTCGCGGCCGCTGATTTCAATCGCGACGGCTTCGTCGATGGTTCCGATCTGGCTCTATGGAAATCGAACTTTGGCGCCACGGGCACGGCGACTGTGCAGATGGGCGATGCCAACGGCGACGGGGCCGTTGATGGAGCCGATTTCTTGATTTGGCAACGCGACGTCGCCGGCGCGGCGACGGCTGTACAAGCGGCTGTGCCGGAGCCTTCGGCTCTCATGCTCATGCTGTTATCATTAGTTGCGCTGCGTTTGCGCGGTCCGCGCGTGTTAGTCTTGGTTTGAAGGAGAAGTGATGGCGGTTCGTTTCACGCTTGCGCTTGGCTTGGGCATCCTGTCGGCTTTGGCCGGATCTGTTGGAGTCGTGCACGCGCAGAACATCGTGGCTCACCGCGGCGCGTCGTTCGATGCGCCCGAGAACACGGTCGCGTCGATGAAGCTGGCGTTCGAACAAGGCGCTGATGGCGTCGAGGCTGACTTCTACCTCTCTTCCGATGGCGAGATCGTTTGCATTCACGACGCCGACACCAAGCGGACGGCCGGCGTGAAGCACGTCATCGTGAAGACGCCGCTGGCTGAGTTGCGTAAGCTCGACGTTGGCGCCTGGAAAAATGAAAAGTACCGCGGCGAAAAGATTCCGACCTTCGCCGAGATCGCCGAGACGATCCCTGCCGTGAAGAAGTTTATCATCGAACTGAAGACGGGCCCGGAGATCGTCGCTCCGCTGAAGGAGGCGCTCGCGAAGACTAAGCTGAAGGACGATCAGATTCTCATCATCTGCTTCAACGAGAAGACGGTCGCCGAATGTAAGAAGCTACTACCGAATTTGAAGTGTCACTGGCTCACCGGCTACAAGCAGAACGAGAAGACGGGCGAGTGGACGCCGACGCTCGACGAGGTCGTCGCGACGCTCGAGCGGAGCAAGGCTGACGGCCTGGGCACGCAGGGGGACATGAAGCACGTCGACGCGGAGTTCATCAAGGAGCTCTGCGACGAGGGGCACTGCGAGTTCCACGTCTGGACGATCGACAATCCCAAGGTCGCCAAGTATTACCAGAAACTGAAGCCGTGGGGAATTACGACGAATAAGCCTGGTTTTATTCGCGAGCAGCTCAACGCGAAGTCGACGAAGGTTCCGGCCGCGGCGGCCAAGTGACCCTCTAGAGAAGAATAGACAGGATGACAGGATTTTTTGGATCGACAGGATTAAATGCAGATGGGGGTGATCAACATCTTGTCCTCAACCTGCTTCCGTCTTACATCCCGTAGATCCATTCAATCCTGTTATCCTGTCAATAATCCAATCGACTTAGCCTACTGTCCCGTAGGCAGCCTCGTCGTCACGCATTGAATGCGGCGCGGGTTTGTTCGACGAGGTCGTTGTCGGGCTCCGTCGCCGTGTTGAGGTTGAACGCGTTGCTCGCGAGATAACGGTCGCGCCACGCGGGCGAGACGTTGTAGTAGTCTTCGAGCACGGCCGAGCTGAATTTGTAGTCGTGCGCGTCGTTTCCCTTGAGGAACGTCAGCACGCGCGAGGCGTTGATCACTTCGTTCGCGTCGCCGGTGGCGCTGAGACGAGTGAGCATCAGCTGGGCGCCGCGGCTGCGATCCGCGCCGAGTTCGTTGAAGATCGCGTCGATCGTCGGCGGCGTTGCGGCGTCGCCCTCCCCTGCTGCGAGCTCGTCGATGCGAATCGTAGGCATTTTGTCTGGTCCGCCCATTTCATTGAGGAACATCGGCAGGAACGCGGCGTTCTGTAGTGTGAGGAGGAGCCGCGTTTCTTCGTCGCCGCTCGTTTCGTAGGCGTAGCGCAGCGCGTTGCTCGTCGTGACGGCGTGGAGCGAGGCGATGCCGGGCTGACGCATGAGCAGCTCGCCGGCGGCGAGGTGGAGGCCGTCCCAGATCGATTGGAGGGGGACGCCGGCGGTGAGTTGCTCGATGACGAGGTTGCAGGAGTCGTCGTTGTTGGCGCGGCGGATCGCGGTGAGGAGTTCTGTTGTTGCGCCGTTGTCGGTGGTTGGTTTTCCGAGGTGCGCCGGGGGCGGGGACGCCCCGGCTCGCTGGAGTTTGGCTACGCGCTCGAGATTTTTTCTGTAGGGGACGTCGGCGGCGTCTTGGCGGTCGCGGGGGCTGTCGCCTTCGTGCATGAGCAGCGCGTAGGCTAACGAGCGGAGGACTGGTTCGGAGTGGCGCCAGCCGATGCAGTTGAGCGTTCGCAGGCTGTTGGCGACGTAGATCGCTTTGTGGCCGATCGAGCGGAAGTCGCGCATGCCGTAGCGGAAAAGATGCTCGTAGGTGTCGTTCGCCCCGGCGGTGCGGGCGAGGCCGACGATCGCGGCGTCGGCGGCTGCATCGTCCCAGGCGTCCATCGCGGCGGTGAACTCGGCGGCCGCTTTGTCGGCGCCCGGCACCGCGCGCTCATCGACCGGCTCCATCACCCAATCGCCCCGCTCTTCGACGTCGCGAGCGGCGGCTACTTTGTAATAGTCGAGCGCCCAGAAGATCGGCAGCCAGCGATGTTCGTCGGGCGACGCCATGCTCGCGAGGTGAGCGGAGTTCACCACGAGCACCGAGTGGAACTTGTGCCCGACTGAAGGGCGCGGTTCGACGTTCTTCACGCCCGCGAGCAAGAGCGCGGCGAGCAGCGTTTGGTAGCTGAGGCCGCCGTTGATCCGCTTCGCGATGACTTCGAGCAGATCTTCGCGCGGCGTTTCTTCGATGAGGCGGACGATGGGCGCCACGTCGGGTTGCAGGCCGAGGGCGTGCTGCGGGAGTTGCGTTTCGGCGGCGGAGACGGGGGCGAGCCGCGCGAGGAAGTCGAGGTTGCCGAGGCCCGCGAGGGCGCCGAGCGTGGCGCCGCTGCGCAGGAAGGTGCGCCGTGAGGCTTGAGTGGGCATGGTCGTCCTCTTGTCCGCCGGTGGACGATAGTCGAGTGCCCCCGGCTTGAAGAGCCGGGGGCTAAGGGGGATGTCGCTTGTTATTCCTCGATGCAGAACAGGTGGTTTTCGCCGCGGATGAAAATTTGGTTGCCGGCGATCGCGGGCGAGGCGTCGACGGGTTCGTCAACCGTGTTCGTGGCGAGGATTTCTAGCTCGCCCGTGTTGGGGATGACCACCGTCGTGCCGTCGCGGCCGGTGAAATAGATCTTGCCGTCGGCGCCGACCGGGGAGGCGTAAACGTTCTCGACGCCGGCGAGCCGCTTCTGGTTGATGATCGGTTCGCCCGTCTTCGCTTCGAGGCACGAGAGGACGCCGTTGGTTCCCTTGGTGAAGTAGAGCTTGTCGCCGTAGATGAGCGGCGACGGCACGTAGGGGGCGCCTTGATTGGTTTTCCAAGCGACCTCGTCGGTGTCGGTGATGTCGCCCTTGGCGTCGAGCGGAATCGCGACGACCGCCGAGCCGCGATGGCCGGTCATGCAGTAGACAAGATTGTCGTAAACGACGGCGGTGGAGATGGGGTTGGTCACTTGGCCGCCGCATTCCCAAATGACGTCGCCGTTGTTGATGTCGTAGCTGCGGCTGCGGTTGGTGCCATTGAGGATGACTTGCGTCTTGCCGGCGGCCTCGACGACGAGCGGCGTCACCCAGGTGGTTGGTTCTTCGCGATCAATTCCCCACTTCACTTCGCCGGTCTTCGCATCGAGGGCGAAGAGGTGCGAATCTTTTTCGTGGTCCCACGGTACGAGCAACGTGTCGCCGTAGATCGTCGGCGACGCGCCTTCGCCGAAGCCGTTGCGAGTTTCCATGTCGCCGAGGTCGCGTTCCCAGATCTTGTTGCCGTCGAGGTCGTAACAGTAGACGCCGTGCGAGCCGAACGAGGCGTAGATGAACTTGCCGTCGGTGGCCGGCGAGCCGGAGGCGTAGGAGTTGGTGTCGTGCATCCCTTCATGCGGCGCGGCCTCGCGGGCGGTCTTTTCCCAGAGGATTTTGCCCGTAGCGCGATCGAGGCAGAGGACGTTGAATTTGTAGATGTTGCGCGGGCCGCTGTCGCGTCGGCCGAAACCGCCGAAGCCACGGCCGCCGCCCGGTCCACCGGGGCCGCCTGGCCCGCCGGGTCCGCCGCGACCGAAGCCTCGGCCGTCGCCGGGGCCGCGTTCTCCGCGCTCGCCTCGTTCACCGCGCTCGCCACCGAAGCGGCGTTCGCGGGGGGCTTCGCCTTCCGGTGGGGCTGACTGGTCGCTCAAGCGACCAGTCCCTTCGTTGGATTCGGCGGCAGGTTCTTGGGCGGCGGTTTGTTCGACGTTCTCGTCCACCTTTGGCGTTTCGGCGCCTTCAGGAAGCTTGCCGGTGTCGACGGCGGTGAGGACGTAGACGCGATCTTCCCAAACGATGGGGCTCGCGCTGCCGCGGCCGGGGATGGCCGTCTTCCACTTCACGTTCTTCTCGGCACTCCACTCCAGCGGCGGGGTCGCGTTGGGAGCGACGCCGGTCATTTCGGGGCCACGCCATTGGGGCCAGTTCTGGTTGTTGGCGGCATCGAGCGCGAGCGCCGTGGCGGCGAAGGGAGCGGCCAGGAGAACGGCGGTGAGCGGAATGAGTTTGAGTGTCATCTTGAACTCGATTTTGGAGTTAAGTTGCGTGGTTTGGGTTGCGGTGGGAATGTTGTTTTGTCGCGGATTGAATTTTGTCGTGAAACGCGTTTTCGGCGACAGAATTCTAAGTGGTTGGTTTTGTTGTGGTTGCGACTGCGCTGGTGGTGACAGAATGGCGTTGCAATTCTTGCTGATGGGTTTGGGTGATGCTTGTGTTGGGGCGACTGTTTAACTGGGTCGCTCCGGCGGCTCGTTGAGCCGCGGCTACTCGCGCATTATCTCGCGTTGCGACGCTGGAAGCTACGACCAATTTTCGGCCACCCCGCGATCGGGGGGATGAACGGTGCGACGTAGGAACAACACCGCGGGCGCGGCGAAGTTTCGTGCGGCGCGGTGGGCGAGTAACCCCGACCTAGCTAGGTCGGGGCTATTGGAGTGTCGCGGTGTGCGGGGCTACTCGGCGCCGATGCAGAAGAGGTGCTGCTCGCCGCGGATGTAGACGTCGTTGCCGACGAGCGCGGGGGAGGCGTCGACTGGTTCGCCGACGGAGTTGGTAGCTAAGATTTCCACCTTGTCGCCATCGCTGATGACGACCGTCGTGCCATCGCGGGCGGTGACGTAAATACGGCCCGCGGCGCCGACGGGTGACGCGTAAACGTCGCCGATGCCCTTGAGACGCTTCTGGTTGATGATCGGCTCGCCGGTGCGGGCGTCGAGGCACGAGAGGATGCCGGTGTTCCCCTTCACGAAGTAAAGCTTGCCGTCGTAGAGGAGCGGCGAGGGAACGAACGGGGCGCCCTTCGTCGACTTCCACGCGACGCGATCAGCGTCGGTGACGTCGCCGGTCGCGTCGAGCGGGATGGCGACGACGGCTGACTTCTGAAACCCGGTCATGCAAACGGCAAGGTCGTCGACGATGACGGTGCTCGGGATCGCGCTGCTCACTTGCCCGCCGCACTCCCACAACACTTCGCCCGTTTCCAGATCGTAGCTGCGGCTCCGCTTGTAGCCGTTGAGAATCGCTTGGGTGCGGCCGGCGGCTTCGACGACGACGGGGGTCGCCCAGCCGGTCGGTTCGTCGCGCGGCGTTTCCCACTTCACTTCGCCGGTGGCGGCGTCGAGGCCAAAGATGCGCGAGTTCTTTTCTTGGTCCCACGGGACGACGAGCGTCTCGCCGTGGATCGCGGGCGAGGCCCCTTCGCCGAAGCCTAGACGCGTCTTCATGTCGCCCAGGTCTTGCTCCCAGAGCAGCTTGCCGTCGAGGTCGTAGCAGTAGATGCCGTGGGAGCCAAAAGATGCGTAGAGTCGATTTCCATCGGTGACGGCGGAGCCGGAGGCGTAGCTGTTGGTGGCGTGCATCCCTTCGTGCGGAGCGGCCTCGCGGGCGGTGCGCTGCCAGAGGAGGTCGCCGGTGTGGCGGTCGAGGCAGATGACTTCAAACTTGTGGATGTTGGGTTCGGCGTCGGCGTCCTCGGGAGGAGCATCGGCATGCGGGGCGGCGTCTGACGCTGTAGGTTCGAGCGAGCCGCGGGGTTCATCCCCGCGGTCTTGCAGTTCAGGCTGAACGCCAGTATCGACCGCGGTGAGCAGGAAGAGCCGGTCGCCCCAGATGATGGGACTCGCGCTGCCGCGGCCGGGGATGGGCGTTTTCCATTTGATGTTTGATTCGGGCGACCATTCGAGCGGTGGGTTCGCCGTTGAAGAAAAGCCGTTGGCGTGGGGGCCGCGCCATTGGGGCCAGTGTTCGCTTGGCGGATCTTCGGCGTGCGCGGCGGCGATCATCGCGCAGTGCGCTGTGAGGAGTGCGAACGTGATGAAGAGGCGACGCGGCACGGCGGGGCGGGATTGGTCGCTGAAGCGACCAGTCCGAGGGGGCGTGGGGATCGTGAGGGCGAGCCCTTATTGTGGATGCCGAGGCGTGGCGTGGGGATCGCGGAAATGTGCGCGCGGGGCGGATGGAATTGCGCAGGACCTAATAGGGCGCCACCAATATGAATGTTGTGGCTCCCTCCCCCTTGAGGGGAGGGCTGGGGAGGGGGTGGGACGCTGGTACCCGCTGCCGCCACCCCTCCCTAACCCTCCCCCTCAAGGGGAGGGGACCTCAGAGTTGCATTTCTTCCGGGCTTCCGGCAGTTAGCTCACGTTCAACCCACGCGTGCTGTCGCCGAAGGATTCGGTCTTGATGCCGAGGGCGTTCAGCACCGGGACGTAGAGATTGCAGAGGGGCGTGTTCCGCTCGCTCGCAATGTGCCGGCCCGTGTTGAACTGCCCGCCGCCGCGGCCGCCTAGCAGGATCGGCAGGTTGTTGGGGTCGTGTGCGTTGCCGTCGCTGAGGCCCGAGCCGCAGACGATCATGCTGTTGTCGAGGAGCGTCCCCTCTCCTTCGCGGATGTTGCGCATCCGCTCGAGCACGTAGACGAACTGCTCGACGTGCCAGCGGTTGATCTTGCTGTATTGCTCGATCGCCGCGGCTTGGCTTTGGTGGTGCGAGAGTTCGTGATGCCCGCCGTGGACGCCGTCGATGAGCTGCGAGAAGTTTTTGTTCGAGACGCTGTTGGCAAACATGAACGTGCTGAGCCGCGTCGTGTCGGTCCAGAAGGCGAGCACGATCAGGTCGAGCATCAGGCGGACGTGTTCTTGGTGATCTTCGGAGCCGGTGACCGTGGGTTCGTCGGGATGGTTCGGGGCTGAGCTGGGGCGCCACTCGCGCGGGTCGGGCTGCGAGTGGAACGCGAGGCGACGTTCGACGTTGCGGACGGCGTCCATATATTCGTCGAGCTTGAACTGATCGTCGCGGCCGAGCTTGCGGCGGAGTGAGCGGGCGTCTTCGAGCGCCATGTCGAGGAGGCTTTGCGCGTCGTCGAGCGCTTGGCCGGCGCTAAGCGGCAAGCCGCTGTTGTCTTTGGCGCCGAAGAGGCGTTGGTAGGCGGCGCGGGGATTGATCTCGCGGGCCATCGGCACGTCGGCGGCCCGCCAGGAGATGAACGAGCCGTAGAGTCGCGTGAAGCCGACGTTCGAATCGATGCCGCTGATCACGGGGTCGATGGCGAGTTCGAGCGACGGCAGCGGCGTCTGCTGGCCGATGCGGCTGGCGGCGAATTGATCGAGCGAT
This sequence is a window from Lacipirellula parvula. Protein-coding genes within it:
- a CDS encoding glycerophosphodiester phosphodiesterase, translated to MAVRFTLALGLGILSALAGSVGVVHAQNIVAHRGASFDAPENTVASMKLAFEQGADGVEADFYLSSDGEIVCIHDADTKRTAGVKHVIVKTPLAELRKLDVGAWKNEKYRGEKIPTFAEIAETIPAVKKFIIELKTGPEIVAPLKEALAKTKLKDDQILIICFNEKTVAECKKLLPNLKCHWLTGYKQNEKTGEWTPTLDEVVATLERSKADGLGTQGDMKHVDAEFIKELCDEGHCEFHVWTIDNPKVAKYYQKLKPWGITTNKPGFIREQLNAKSTKVPAAAAK
- a CDS encoding PQQ-binding-like beta-propeller repeat protein produces the protein MTLKLIPLTAVLLAAPFAATALALDAANNQNWPQWRGPEMTGVAPNATPPLEWSAEKNVKWKTAIPGRGSASPIVWEDRVYVLTAVDTGKLPEGAETPKVDENVEQTAAQEPAAESNEGTGRLSDQSAPPEGEAPRERRFGGERGERGERGERGPGDGRGFGRGGPGGPGGPGGPGGGRGFGGFGRRDSGPRNIYKFNVLCLDRATGKILWEKTAREAAPHEGMHDTNSYASGSPATDGKFIYASFGSHGVYCYDLDGNKIWERDLGDMETRNGFGEGASPTIYGDTLLVPWDHEKDSHLFALDAKTGEVKWGIDREEPTTWVTPLVVEAAGKTQVILNGTNRSRSYDINNGDVIWECGGQVTNPISTAVVYDNLVYCMTGHRGSAVVAIPLDAKGDITDTDEVAWKTNQGAPYVPSPLIYGDKLYFTKGTNGVLSCLEAKTGEPIINQKRLAGVENVYASPVGADGKIYFTGRDGTTVVIPNTGELEILATNTVDEPVDASPAIAGNQIFIRGENHLFCIEE
- a CDS encoding PQQ-binding-like beta-propeller repeat protein; translated protein: MPRRLFITFALLTAHCAMIAAAHAEDPPSEHWPQWRGPHANGFSSTANPPLEWSPESNIKWKTPIPGRGSASPIIWGDRLFLLTAVDTGVQPELQDRGDEPRGSLEPTASDAAPHADAPPEDADAEPNIHKFEVICLDRHTGDLLWQRTAREAAPHEGMHATNSYASGSAVTDGNRLYASFGSHGIYCYDLDGKLLWEQDLGDMKTRLGFGEGASPAIHGETLVVPWDQEKNSRIFGLDAATGEVKWETPRDEPTGWATPVVVEAAGRTQAILNGYKRSRSYDLETGEVLWECGGQVSSAIPSTVIVDDLAVCMTGFQKSAVVAIPLDATGDVTDADRVAWKSTKGAPFVPSPLLYDGKLYFVKGNTGILSCLDARTGEPIINQKRLKGIGDVYASPVGAAGRIYVTARDGTTVVISDGDKVEILATNSVGEPVDASPALVGNDVYIRGEQHLFCIGAE
- a CDS encoding DUF1552 domain-containing protein; protein product: MSEKKSWHVPRRTFLRGASAALALPMLNVMAPLTRRARASDSGSLAPTPTRFAALYFPNGAFMDNWVPKQTGAEYELPFSLTPLAPVRSEVLVLSGLDKPNSRQGDGHYAKTANFLTGFPVAQTTGSELSVGGQSLDQFAASRIGQQTPLPSLELAIDPVISGIDSNVGFTRLYGSFISWRAADVPMAREINPRAAYQRLFGAKDNSGLPLSAGQALDDAQSLLDMALEDARSLRRKLGRDDQFKLDEYMDAVRNVERRLAFHSQPDPREWRPSSAPNHPDEPTVTGSEDHQEHVRLMLDLIVLAFWTDTTRLSTFMFANSVSNKNFSQLIDGVHGGHHELSHHQSQAAAIEQYSKINRWHVEQFVYVLERMRNIREGEGTLLDNSMIVCGSGLSDGNAHDPNNLPILLGGRGGGQFNTGRHIASERNTPLCNLYVPVLNALGIKTESFGDSTRGLNVS